The following coding sequences lie in one Rutidosis leptorrhynchoides isolate AG116_Rl617_1_P2 chromosome 6, CSIRO_AGI_Rlap_v1, whole genome shotgun sequence genomic window:
- the LOC139852472 gene encoding cation/calcium exchanger 4-like has translation MGYFMNRIAHLKPFDFRGLFTVVFLVLCFHQLTQNSNYSDNSNRVGLRSGPGNLGITTPPDCTGLNQHEGYESECEFLKAYPECNSDGFFNYLKFFYCSCQNHTSVGYIVLIIWLAALFYLLGNTAADYFCCSLEKLSNLLRLPATLAGVTLLPLGNGAPDVFASIAAFAGTDNGDVGLNSILGGAIFVTCVVVGTISICVADQPVNIDKKCFVRDVCVLLLAVVSLGVILYIGNVSVAGAISFVLIYVVYATLVAANEFLRHKKDGILKVETLVPLLAVTQLDGPEIRDVESRNTSFTESDDVPHLIESKVPPWMWGSNFAIYSEVPGHGLHDVTDPWGWKDDDAAVTESQDSSFTCSKLFSWLELPLTLPRRLTIPIIEEERWSKGYAVASATFAPLLLAFLWTTENNESQLTTWLIYLSCAVFGCILGGVAFICTKPNHPPQKWLLPWVLGGFLMSIIWFYMIANELVSLLVAFGLIFGINPSILGLTVLAWGNSMGDLMSNMALAVNGGQGVQIAMSGCYAGPMFNTLAGLGICMLIGSWSTRPESYEMSGDIGMFCNIGFLVAGLVWALVMLPKNEMQPTKSFGIGLMVIYVVFLGTRIGMSIRSESLDNSV, from the coding sequence ATGGGTTACTTTATGAATAGAATTGCCCATCTGAAACCTTTTGATTTCCGTGGTCTTTTTACCGTTGTTTTTTTAGTACTTTGCTTTCACCAGCTGACCCAGAATAGTAATTATAGTGATAATAGTAACCGGGTCGGTTTGCGCAGTGGGCCCGGAAACTTGGGTATCACAACTCCACCAGATTGTACTGGATTAAATCAACATGAAGGTTATGAAAGTGAATGTGAGTTCTTGAAAGCTTATCCTGAATGTAATTCTGATGGCTTTTTTAATTACTTGAAATTTTTCTACTGTTCTTGCCAAAACCATACTTCTGTTGGTTATATTGTGCTTATTATTTGGTTAGCTGCATTATTCTATCTTTTGGGTAATACAGCTGCTGATTATTTCTGTTGTTCACTCGAAAAGTTGTCGAATTTATTGAGATTACCAGCGACTTTAGCAGGGGTAACTTTACTTCCATTAGGTAATGGTGCCCCTGATGTTTTTGCTAGTATTGCTGCTTTTGCTGGTACTGATAATGGTGACGTTGGGCTGAATAGTATTTTGGGTGGGGCGATTTTCGTGACGTGTGTTGTTGTGGGAACTATTTCGATCTGTGTAGCTGATCAACCTGTGAATATTGATAAAAAGTGTTTTGTTAGAGACGTTTGTGTGCTTTTGCTTGCTGTTGTATCTCTTGGTGTTATCTTGTATATTGGAAATGTTAGCGTTGCTGGTGCCATCTCGTTTGTTTTAATCTATGTTGTTTACGCTACGTTAGTTGCTGCTAATGAGTTCTTGAGACATAAAAAGGATGGTATTTTGAAAGTAGAAACGTTGGTCCCGTTGTTAGCTGTTACCCAATTGGATGGTCCTGAAATTAGAGACGTTGAATCTAGAAACACGTCGTTTACAGAATCCGACGATGTTCCACATTTGATTGAATCCAAGGTTCCTCCTTGGATGTGGGGTTCGAACTTTGCGATTTACTCCGAGGTTCCTGGACATGGTTTGCATGATGTCACGGATCCTTGGGGATGGAAGGATGATGACGCTGCGGTTACTGAAAGTCAAGATTCATCGTTTACATGCTCCAAACTATTTTCTTGGTTAGAATTGCCACTAACTTTACCAAGAAGGTTAACGATTCCTATAATCGAGGAAGAAAGATGGTCAAAAGGGTATGCCGTTGCTAGCGCTACATTTGCACCATTGCTTCTCGCGTTTTTATGGACCACCGAAAACAACGAGAGCCAGCTAACCACATGGCTCATATACTTATCATGTGCGGTTTTCGGTTGTATTCTTGGTGGGGTAGCATTCATATGCACTAAACCAAACCATCCACCTCAAAAATGGCTACTTCCATGGGTTCTTGGTGGGTTTTTAATGAGTATCATATGGTTTTACATGATAGCTAACGAGCTCGTTTCGCTATTAGTAGCATTCGGtcttatatttggaatcaacccgTCGATACTTGGATTAACCGTACTAGCATGGGGAAACTCAATGGGTGACTTGATGTCAAATATGGCGTTAGCGGTCAATGGTGGTCAAGGTGTGCAAATAGCTATGTCTGGATGCTATGCGGGGCCCATGTTCAACACGCTTGCGGGTTTAGGGATATGTATGCTGATTGGATCATGGTCAACGAGGCCTGAATCGTATGAAATGTCCGGTGACATTGGTATGTTTTGTAACATAGGGTTTTTAGTTGCTGGGCTGGTTTGGGCATTAGTAATGTTGCCTAAAAATGAAATGCAGCCAACTAAGTCATTTGGGATAGGGCTTATGGTGATTTATGTTGTATTTCTTGGAACGCGAATAGGAATGTCTATTCGTTCTGAATCACTCGATAATTCCGTCTAA